In the Hylaeus volcanicus isolate JK05 chromosome 1, UHH_iyHylVolc1.0_haploid, whole genome shotgun sequence genome, one interval contains:
- the LOC128874656 gene encoding synaptonemal complex protein 1-like → MRDVGVQFDGQVDKYLHNIKTISVLSQTSFKYKSSNEDNSVGESDKSSLQTNDQEEQSFECDASCSESSHDIESPLDSDSEIETESNFSIHGSSHKGIIIQKDSEIIVLKNELCVRDAELEEIRDINKNLQTLLKEKEDCMNTQQENLKILHDKLKKLEYQRNCEVEDLKVKLYGCKYLIGQLKQDLNKKCESCYLQSQEIENLRLCVKEVTTLQLEKDSLLKKLQEMEQLTEQAKSCTLALERLKNVLLEKDELKQQNYEQSCIMADQEREIQRLLKRNKEISVTHDEQEKTKNTLKNMEAILNDKTTQISQYKEQLISMRQEISDFVNNLKLALNNLEEFNGSCEDVCICAKCDLDIGEEANNVLYNINVIMTRFQSYKIERQNLLQQIEDLKHYVKNDNQQTYLRKNLRNIMSDDFYCEPEIHQRNTSKISN, encoded by the exons ATGCGTGATGTAGGAGTACAGTTTGATGGTCAAgttgacaaatatttacataatattaaaactatatCT gTACTGTCACAAAcatcattcaaatataaatctaGCAATGAAGATAATAGTGTAGGAGAATCAGACAAAAGTAGTTTGCAGACAAATGATCAAGAAGAACAAAGTTTTGAATGTGATGCATCTTGTAGTGAAAGTTCACATGATATTGAATCTCCATTAGACTCTGATAGTGAAATAGAAACAGAATCTAATTTTAGCATACATGGTAGCAGTCACAAAGGGATTATCATTCAAAAGGAttctgaaattattgttttgaaGAATGAACTTTGT GTAAGGGATGCTGAATTGGAGGAGATACgagacataaataaaaatttgcagaCTTTActgaaagaaaaggaagactGTATGAACACTCAGCAAGAAAATCTTAAA aTACTACATGACAAGTTGAAGAAGCTGGAATACCAACGCAATTGTGAAGTAGAAGATTTAAAAGTAAAG CTTTATGgttgcaaatatttaattggacAATTGAAACAGgacttaaataaaaagtgtGAAAGTTGTTACTTACAATCAcaggaaattgaaaatctcAGACTATGTGTTAAAGAAGTGACAACACTACAGTTAGAGAAAGATTCACTTTTA aaaaaactacaagaaatgGAACAATTAACTGAACAAGCTAAGAGTTGCACTTTGGCTTTAGAACGATTAAAGAATGTTTTGTTAGAAAAAGATGAActtaaacaacaaaattatgaacAAAGTTGCATTATGGCAGATCAAGAAAGAGAAATACAGCGACTGTTAAAACggaataaagaaatatcagTTACACACGATGAACAA GAGAAGACAAAGAACACATTAAAGAATATGGAAGCTATACTTAATGATAAAACTACTCAAATTTCTCAATACAAAgagcaattaatttctatgaGACAAGAAATTAGTGattttgttaacaatttaAAGCTAGCTCTAAACAatttagaagaatttaatGGATCATGTGAGGATGTATGTATTTGTGCAAAATGTGACCTGGACATTGGTGAGGAGGCAAATAATGTACTGTACAATATAAATGTCATAATGACAAGATTTCAAAGTTATAAAATAGAACGACAGAATCTTTTACAACAAATAGAAGACTTAAAACATTATGTAAAGAATGATAATCAGCAAacttatttaagaaaaaatttaagaaacataaTGTCTGATGACTTTTACTGTGAACCTGAAATACATCAAAGAAATACAAgtaaaattagtaattaa
- the LOC128874689 gene encoding partitioning defective protein 6 gives MSKSKLHHQIDSSIVAVKSKFDADIIRFSINRNEAISYEDFRKLLAERHDIGPDLSFLICYTDPTDGDLLPINNDNNLARALLAAKPLLRIFLQRKGDGLEDINGYRTMKPKNLISSILGGTPGKPKPLAISNPHDFRQVSAIIDVDILPETCRRVRLLKHGSDKPLGFYIKDGESFRILPPSAGGGIEKVPGVFISRLVPGGLAESTGLLAVNDEVLEVNGIEVAGKTLDQVTDMMIANSSNLIITVKPANQRAALTAPRRGSFSRNSQLSSGSHQSTQSAATGSDEDADEIVDLTGVTLQDDAATSTSQHHHYHHHHHHQNHFSHDQGVLHL, from the exons atgtCTAAGAGCAAACTTCACCATCAAATTGACAGCAGTATTGTCGCGGTGAAAAGCAAA TTTGATGCTGACATTATAAGATTTTCAATCAACCGTAATGAAGCCATTAGCTATGAggattttagaaaattattggcCGAACGACATGATATAGGTCCAGATTTGAGCTTTCTTATTTGCTATACAGATCCAACTGATGGTGATTTATTACCCATTAATAATGACAACAATTTAGCAAGAGCACTACTTGCAGCGAAGCCACTTCtcagaatttttttacaaaggaaGG GAGATGGTTTAGAAGACATAAATGGATATAGGACAATGAAACCAAAAAATCTAATATCGAGTATTCTTGGTGGCACACCTGGAAAACCAAAACCACTGGCTATATCTAATCCACACGATTTTAGGCAG GTATCAGCAATAATTGATGTGGACATATTACCAGAAACTTGTCGCCGTGTACGTTTGTTAAAACATGGTTCTGACAAACCATTAGGATTTTACATTAAAGATGGAGAGAGTTTTCGAATATTGCCACCCTCTGCAGGAGGTGGTATTGAAAAAGTTCCAGGTGTATTTATCAGTAGATTAGTACCAGGTGGCTTAGCTGAAAGTACAGGTCTTCTAGCAGTAAACGATGAAGTTCTTGAAGTAAATGGTATAGAAGTTGCTGGAAAGACTCTCGATCAG GTGACAGATATGATGATCGCGAATTCTTCGAATCTTATAATCACAGTAAAACCTGCAAATCAACGAGCAGCATTAACTGCTCCAAGACGTGGGTCATTTTCACGTAATAGTCAATTGTCTTCTGGAAGTCATCAGTCTACACAGAGTGCTGCAACTGGTAGCGATGAGGATGCAGatgaaattgtagatttaACTGGTGTAACACTTCAAGATGATGCAGCAACTTCTACTTCTCAACATCATCACTACCACCACCATCACCATCATCAAAATCATTTTAGTCACGACCAAGGTGTTCTACACTTATAG
- the LOC128876378 gene encoding caspase-3 isoform X2: MVLYSDAAPCTTKYEFKNVLKKSILCKVEDDLDLDEKISILFLIADNYECAFKEIYDLLQKHKTQNSYILSEFIDRHPNNWENKLLEAICVIQNRQIVRKLGVPFEKMDILYCPRNRSCSRSHFPKYEETLKDSEYLELHMLYWLEQKYISIDLDGKVNLENLLRYLKRYDDLEIIYNDLKKHENHQNVLDTQNANSLNTFQLQTFSKCEGTQIPLNVDDIKKIKKGLCIIISQMFFIGEKFETRFGTVADCRKLSETFSGFGFKVEIFKNLKKDEMLKKLENIPKEFGTDYDCIFLCILSHGCKGCIISSDVEKITIEQIEYKICCTELKDVNKIVIVQACQGQAKGQINDNLAVDGPDHDIVPDILAYQNFCVFMSTLQGFVSVRHKAEGSWFIQEFCNVLQNGGSKMTFLCAVRKIIQSVKQKRGNLNGQSSISQLPELRSYRLLTDLLLPEYRTQRVN, encoded by the exons ATGGTTTTATATAGCGATGCAGCACCGTGCActacaaaatatgaatttaagaATGTTTTGAAGAAAAGCATTTTATGTAAGGTAGAAGATGATCTTGACCTTgatgaaaaaatatctattttatttttaatagcaGACAATTATGAATGtgcttttaaagaaatatatgatTTATTGCAAAAGCATAAGACACAAAATTCATATATACTCTCAGAATTTATAGATAGGCATCCAAATAAttgggaaaataaattattggaaGCAATATGTGTTATACAAAATCGTCAGATTGTACGTAAACTGGGAGTGCCATTTGAAAAGATGGACATACTTTATTGCCCAAGAAATAGATCATGCTCACG ATCTCATTTCCCTAAATATGAGGAAACTCTTAAAGATAGTGAATATCTTGAATTGCATATGTTGTATTGGTTGgaacagaaatatatttcaattgatttag ATGGCAAAGTAAATCTTGAAAACTTACTTAGATATCTGAAAAGGTATGATGatctagaaataatttataatgatcTTAAGAAACATGAAAATCATCAAAATGTGTTGGACACACAGAATGCAAATTCTCTAAATACATTTCAGttacaaacattttccaaatgtGAAGGGACACAGATCCCATTGAATGTtgatgatattaaaaaaataaaaaagggaCTATGCATCATTATAAGTCAAATGTTCTTCATAGGTGAAAAG TTTGAAACTCGATTTGGAACTGTAGCTGATTGTAGAAAGTTATCTGAGACTTTTAGTGGTTTTGGTTTCAaagttgaaatattcaaaaatttaaaaaaagatgaaatgcttaaaaaattggaaaacatACCAAAAGAATTCGGTACTGATTATGAttgcatatttttatgcattttaaGTCATGGATGTAAAG GATGCATCATTAGTTCTGATGTGGAGAAAATCACCATTGAACAAATTgagtataaaatttgttgcacAGAATTGAAAGATGTTAATAAAATCGTTATTGTACAAGCTTGTCAGGGACAAGCAAAAG gacaaataaatgataatttagCTGTAGATGGTCCTGATCATGACATTGTTCCAGATATTTTAGcatatcaaaatttttgtgTATTCATGTCAACATTGCAAGGTTTTGTATCTGTACGCCACAAAGCAGAAG GATCATGGTTTATACAAGAGTTTTGTAATGTTTTACAAAATGGAGGATCCAAAATGACGTTTTTGTGTGCTgtcagaaaaataatacaatctGTGAAGCAAAAGAGGGGAAATTTAAATGGACAAAGTTCCATTTCCCAGTTGCCCGAGTTACGTTCTTATAGACTCCTAACAGATCTTCTGTTACCGGAATATCGAACGCAACGGGTAAACTAG
- the LOC128876378 gene encoding caspase-8 isoform X1: MVLYSDAAPCTTKYEFKNVLKKSILCKVEDDLDLDEKISILFLIADNYECAFKEIYDLLQKHKTQNSYILSEFIDRHPNNWENKLLEAICVIQNRQIVRKLGVPFEKMDILYCPRNRSCSRYLKRVVKCLYLLCEELSKDETESLVQYFRSHFPKYEETLKDSEYLELHMLYWLEQKYISIDLDGKVNLENLLRYLKRYDDLEIIYNDLKKHENHQNVLDTQNANSLNTFQLQTFSKCEGTQIPLNVDDIKKIKKGLCIIISQMFFIGEKFETRFGTVADCRKLSETFSGFGFKVEIFKNLKKDEMLKKLENIPKEFGTDYDCIFLCILSHGCKGCIISSDVEKITIEQIEYKICCTELKDVNKIVIVQACQGQAKGQINDNLAVDGPDHDIVPDILAYQNFCVFMSTLQGFVSVRHKAEGSWFIQEFCNVLQNGGSKMTFLCAVRKIIQSVKQKRGNLNGQSSISQLPELRSYRLLTDLLLPEYRTQRVN; the protein is encoded by the exons ATGGTTTTATATAGCGATGCAGCACCGTGCActacaaaatatgaatttaagaATGTTTTGAAGAAAAGCATTTTATGTAAGGTAGAAGATGATCTTGACCTTgatgaaaaaatatctattttatttttaatagcaGACAATTATGAATGtgcttttaaagaaatatatgatTTATTGCAAAAGCATAAGACACAAAATTCATATATACTCTCAGAATTTATAGATAGGCATCCAAATAAttgggaaaataaattattggaaGCAATATGTGTTATACAAAATCGTCAGATTGTACGTAAACTGGGAGTGCCATTTGAAAAGATGGACATACTTTATTGCCCAAGAAATAGATCATGCTCACGGTACTTAAAAAGagttgtaaaatgtttgtatttattatgtgAAGAACTTTCTAAAGACGAAACAGAATCATTAGTGCAATATTTTAGATCTCATTTCCCTAAATATGAGGAAACTCTTAAAGATAGTGAATATCTTGAATTGCATATGTTGTATTGGTTGgaacagaaatatatttcaattgatttag ATGGCAAAGTAAATCTTGAAAACTTACTTAGATATCTGAAAAGGTATGATGatctagaaataatttataatgatcTTAAGAAACATGAAAATCATCAAAATGTGTTGGACACACAGAATGCAAATTCTCTAAATACATTTCAGttacaaacattttccaaatgtGAAGGGACACAGATCCCATTGAATGTtgatgatattaaaaaaataaaaaagggaCTATGCATCATTATAAGTCAAATGTTCTTCATAGGTGAAAAG TTTGAAACTCGATTTGGAACTGTAGCTGATTGTAGAAAGTTATCTGAGACTTTTAGTGGTTTTGGTTTCAaagttgaaatattcaaaaatttaaaaaaagatgaaatgcttaaaaaattggaaaacatACCAAAAGAATTCGGTACTGATTATGAttgcatatttttatgcattttaaGTCATGGATGTAAAG GATGCATCATTAGTTCTGATGTGGAGAAAATCACCATTGAACAAATTgagtataaaatttgttgcacAGAATTGAAAGATGTTAATAAAATCGTTATTGTACAAGCTTGTCAGGGACAAGCAAAAG gacaaataaatgataatttagCTGTAGATGGTCCTGATCATGACATTGTTCCAGATATTTTAGcatatcaaaatttttgtgTATTCATGTCAACATTGCAAGGTTTTGTATCTGTACGCCACAAAGCAGAAG GATCATGGTTTATACAAGAGTTTTGTAATGTTTTACAAAATGGAGGATCCAAAATGACGTTTTTGTGTGCTgtcagaaaaataatacaatctGTGAAGCAAAAGAGGGGAAATTTAAATGGACAAAGTTCCATTTCCCAGTTGCCCGAGTTACGTTCTTATAGACTCCTAACAGATCTTCTGTTACCGGAATATCGAACGCAACGGGTAAACTAG
- the LOC128876396 gene encoding sodium channel protein Nach-like, translating to MDRDRPNRKQAKFRRTLLNILKTCYNVLRKQSLEFCNQTGLHGYKYIAEPHRSTAARIAWAIAVFTSLCIALGIIKITFDFYENHQVSAVIESTHHGIWNYPFPAVTVCNINRISLRMSRELAEKLIIPPTMSKEFIVQELSLLNELLYPGKSAGNIRTNLSRLQNIFDRNDLSIPMVIRAVTQPCKEFLSWCKLKFKERNCSQIFKTSFTREGICCSYNYVTTPEEESVYRREPVRSASCGYQSGLQVMLNVDPDDYHGSMIGSIGIKVMLHDPHDYPDFDALTKLINIGKYSFLTVQPEKMYSTSNLHSVRPSKRTCIFSHEWSTIKNAIRREDSFPTAKYSFRNCMTECRAFVIKKKCGCIPYYYPQNNTRVCNLRDVECLEAFKYWYETSWPGMDMSPKNLPFVKVDIQQKPCACRSDCDFYRFSMENSMGNLNKHTFYNKNINNTSKVDIWKNRTMIHVFFGDLVSIQYRRDVLYNWRHMFATFGGILGLFAGFSLMSVLEFIYFFVIRVIIDVCRNRKNTKDTIQTDYQ from the exons ATGGATAGGGATAGGCCAAACAGAAAGCAAGCAAAGTTTCGAAGAACCCTGCtgaatatattgaaaacaTGTTACAACGTTTTGAGAAAACAGTCTTTGGAATTTTGCAACCAGACTGGACTTCACGGGTACAAATATATTGCCGAGCCTCACCGTTCCACGGCAGCAAg AATCGCGTGGGCAATAGCGGTGTTTACATCTCTGTGCATCGCGCTTGGGATAATTAAAATCACTTTCGATTTCTATGAAAATCACCAAGTTTCCGCGGTTATCGAGTCGACTCATCACGGGATATGGAATTATCCGTTTCCGGCGGTAACCGTGTGCAATATTAATCGCATATCCCTCAGAATGTCACGGGAACTAGCTGAAAAATT AATCATCCCACCGACTATGTCGAAAGAATTTATTGTCCAAGAGCTAAGCTTACTAAACGAGTTATTATATCCTGGAAAGAGCGCGGGGAACATTCGGACCAATCTCTCGCGATTGCAAAATATCTTTGACAGAAACGACTTGTCGATTCCAATGGTGATCAGAGCT GTAACGCAGCCCTGCAAAGAGTTTCTAAGCTGGTGCAAGCTGAAATTTAAGGAACGCAACTGCAGCCAGATATTTAAAACGAGTTTCACCCGTGAGGGGATATGCTGCAGTTATAATTACGTCACGACCCCCGAAGAAGAATCGGTTTATCG CCGAGAACCGGTTAGATCAGCTTCGTGTGGTTATCAGAGTGGTCTCCAAGTCATGCTAAATGTGGATCCGGACGATTACCATGGAAGTATGATAGGATCCATAGGGATTAAG GTCATGCTGCACGATCCTCACGATTATCCAGATTTCGATGCGTTgactaaattaataaacatcgGAAAATACTCATTTTTGACCGTTCAACCGGAGAAAATGTACTCGACGAGCAACCTTCATTCGGTGCGACCCTCCAAAAGAACTTGCATATTTAGTCACGAATGGTCTACGATCAAAAATGCCATCCGTAGAGAAGACAGTTTCCCCACagcaaaatattcattccgAAACTGCATGACGGAATGTCGAGCATtcgtaataaaaaagaagtgtGGATGTATTCCGTATTATTATCCACAAAACA ATACCAGAGTATGCAATCTGAGAGACGTTGAGTGTCTAGAAGCATTCAAAT ACTGGTACGAAACATCTTGGCCAGGAATGGACATGTCGCCCAAAAATTTACCATTTGTAAAAGTGGACATCCAGCAGAAACCTTGCGCTTGTAGATCGGACTgtgatttttatcgtttttccATGGAAAATTCGATGGGAAACCTTAACAAACACactttttacaacaaaaatataaataataccag TAAGGTTGACATCTGGAAAAATCGCACTATGATACACGTATTTTTTGGAGATCTGGTATCCATTCAATATCGACGTGACGTGCTTTACAATTGGCGTCATATGtttg CAACGTTTGGCGGCATCCTGGGATTGTTTGCTGGCTTTAGCCTTATGTCTGttctcgaatttatttatttttttgttattcgcGTTATAATAGATGTGTGTAGAAAtcgaaaaaatacaaaagatacGATCCAAACGGACTACCAATAA